Within the Salvia hispanica cultivar TCC Black 2014 chromosome 4, UniMelb_Shisp_WGS_1.0, whole genome shotgun sequence genome, the region TCATGAGACATTCTGTAATAAGCTCTATCAGACTTTCAAAGTTCATAAGCGCTTCATCAAGCCAAAATTATCCCGTACAGATTTTACTATTGGACATTATGCTGGAGAGGTACGTTATGTTGCTCCCAGTCTTTTACCTTCTCTTTGTGCTTTAAAAACCAAGGCTTTCAATTCCCACATCTAATAATTTTCAGGTTCAATACCAGTCTGACCATTTCTTAGACAAAAATAAAGACTATGTTGTACCAGAGTATCAGGATCTTTTAGGTTCTTCCAAATGTTCTTTTGTAGCAGGGCTTTTCCCTCCAATAGCTGAAGAGAGCTCGAAATCTTCGAAGTTTTCTTCCATTGGTTCGCGCTTTAAGGTCAAGGCGCTTATGATTTCATTCCAGATGGAATTTTACTTTATGTGTGCACCAACTCATAAAAGAGAACAATTTAGTTTATGATATATTGAATTGACGAATCTTTATGCtctggaaaaatgtgacacactgaaactaaattttttgttcattttcttGTCATGCAGTTGCAACTACAACAATTGATGGAGACTCTAAATGCTACTGAACCTCACTACATTAGATGTGTAAAGCCAAACAATCTTCTTAAACCAGCTATATTTGAAAATCAGAACATCTTACAGCAGCTACGTTGTGGTGTAAGTTATTAGATTATTTATGCTATTATAAAAATCTATGTTCTTCTCATCCCTCTGGCAGCATTAGATCTGTTGgtgcaattgaaactaaaaaatatattacaacTATCCCACATCAGTGTACAAAGAGAACTGAAATCACTATATAAGTTTCATAGGCCACTCCTCCTATCACCActtggttttaggatggaacccatgAATTTCTATCAAGATCAATCTGGTTTTAGGggtgtttttgtttgtttgtctGATCACAAGCCATTGATTCAGGGTGTGTTAGAGGCAATCAGGATCAGCTGTGCTGGATATCCTACACGGCGTCCTTTTTTTGAATTCTTGAACAGATTTGGGCTTCTTGCAACTGAAGCTTTGCAAGGCAGGTAGTGTACTTAATAGTTTAATGAATTTGAGGTTCACATCTGTActcaatttcatattaacATGGCCCATTTACTGTGTGTTATTGCTAATATGAGAAAGCTATACCCTTGTTCCTTATTCTGGtggtgaatttttattatttataataccATATCATCTTGGAAGAATCATATTGATAAAATCAAAGTTCTTTCTCATGCACAGTTATAACGAAAAATCGGCATGCCAGAAGATTTTGGAAAAGAAAGGGATCAAAGGTTTTCAGGTATAAAGATAATgttttatatgaaatattcCTTGTCGCATGTACTGTTTTTGAGTATAAtcaccccccccccccccacacacacacagtttGCTATGTTAGAAAACCAATTGAAGTAAACCACTAAGCATTTTCCTCACCCACAAGATATTAgaaacatttttaaatgtgtGTGCATTGATGGTTCTGTGGTATTGGTCTAAACTCTATTGCGCTGCAGAGTACAAAAAGTATCCTTAAAAATACTAACATCTCTTTTGAGCTCCTCTCCACTTCACTACCTCTGCACTACACTCCCTTCTATCTCCTCTCTGTAGTCAACCTTCCTCCAATATGCTTACCTCTTATTTCTCTGCTTTGATAACTCTGTCTACTCATTCCACTGTATCTTTGTCATCAGTTCATCACCAAATCATATGTCACTACCAGCCATCAGCGTGCCTGCATTTCACCTCCATCTTTTCCAAGCTATTGGAGTCtagaatgaaaattaatagttacagaataaattgattgattaagaaacaaagagagccacatttttattaagattTGCTACTTGTGTTTATGCACCTAAAACATGGTCAATAAATTTGAACAATTAATTTAGAAGCGCAGTATTGGTTGTTAGTCTACCATTATTGTATGGATGTACATCTATAAAACATATACAGTGTATGAACATTAGGAAACCATTTTTACCTTCACGAACCTACTGCTGTTTTGTCTAGGCTAACCGGCATCCCTAGGTATACTGCACTCCCAATGTTAGCTCTATTTTTAGGAACTTCCATGCACCACTTCGTGAACGTACTGCTGTTTTGTCTAGGCTAACCGGCATCCCTTGGTATAGTGCACACCCAATGTTAGTTCTTTTAGGAACTTCCATGCACCATGTGCTTTATAAATGATACTGGGGAAATTAActtatatttcttaatcacCACACAGTTGGGCAAAACAAAAATCTTCCTAAGAGCAGGTCAAATGGCTGAACTGGATGCTCGTCGAACAGAAGTTCTTAGTTCTGCAGCAAAAATTATACAACAGCGGAGACGAGCACATATTGCTCGTAAACGGTTTATTGCTATGAGAGAAGCTTCCATACAGCTGCAGTCATTTTGCAGAGGTGACACACTATAACTTTTGAGCTTTTGAAATGATGCAATGTGAAAAATctgttaaatttattttgtattatttagATGTACATTTGGCATTTGCAACTCTGTCGACCCTCTCTTTCTGATCACTTACTAGTTTGTCtgctttataatttttatgctGTTATACTCTTTTAGGCAGATTAGCGTGCAAACATTTCGTGAGTATAAAAGCAGAAGCAGCTGCTTTAAAAGTTCAACGGAACACACGCAAGTTCATTGCTAGAAAAGCTTATAACACACTCCAGAGATCTGTTCTTGTTATACAAACAGGTTTACGTAGCATGGACGCCCGtaataaatttagatttatgAGACGAACTAAAGCCGCGACTATTATTCAGGTAACAACTTATTTTGACATCGCAACAATTTTGGTGTATCATATGATGCCTTCAGCTTACGGCTAAAGTTTCTTAGACTCGGTGCCGGAGTCATAGAGCTTCATCTTACTATAAGGATCTGAAAAGGGGAGCCATAGTTACACAATGTCGATGGAGGGGGAGAGTAGCCAAACGAGAACTACGGATGCTTAAACAGGTAAATTTCAATAGCATACTAGTTGTGAAATAGTAACATTTTCTTACTGGTATACCTGAGGCATGATATATTGTTGAAACTGCCTTCATAATCAATCGAAAACTGATTTTTGAAGTTTATATATCATCATCATTATGAGAAATATGTTTTTAACTTTGGGTTTCATCTTTATTGGAAGAACACTTCGGATACAGTTTGGAACTTCGTCCATCAGTATGAGAAATAtgtttttaatacattattgTTGTCAGATAAGACTGGTAGGCAGACatgattttgatattatgttatattattgttttccAGCTTATATAACAATTCTTGTAATTGTCTGCAGGCTGCAAGGGATACAGGTGCACTCAAAGAGGCTAaagataaattagaaaaacagTTAGAGGAACTCACGTGGCGGTTGCAGCTCGAAAAACGATTGAGGGTATGCTATTTAATTGTGAAAGTGATTGCCTTctggatgtgtgtgtgtgtgtatagcATCTATCGCGTGACAACTGAAAGAAGCAAAATGATATTCAGCTTGAAAAATGATTGAGGGTGTATGCTATATGTTTGCGATCATGTCATTACATTCATCATGCAGGCTGACTTGGAAGAAGCCAAAAATCAAGAGATGGCGAAGTTGCGGAGTTCTATGGAAGAAATGCAGAAGAAAGTTGATGAAATGAGTGCTCTAGTTGTTAAGGAACGGGAGGCTGCCAAAAAGGCAATTGAAGAAGCACCTCCTGTTATCAAGGAAACCCCAGTTTATGTTGAAGATACtgcaaaaattgaatctttgaatggagaagttgaaaatttaaagGTTAGAGacggatatatatatatatatatgtcataTTTACATGCAGATTCATTGATTTCACATCCTTTAACCTTTTGTTTTGGGATTTAACTTCCATAGCATGCAGCATTTGACTTTTCCAGAATAACAATTTATTCTTCCTACCTGCTCAAGTCTCCATCTGAGTCCGCTCATAACACATGTAACGTCACTTTATTAGAAGCTCCATTTACATGCATTGGAGTCATTTCAAAACGTCTCTATCAGGATTAGGCTTCACCAGTATGTGTGGAAATAACTGGAAATAAGGAAATATATTACTGAACTACATATGTACAAATAGACTTGTAGTCAAGACTAGTCTTTGTTATATGAGTATCTGCTTGAAGTAGTTACCTGTGAATGATATATTACACTGGGCTTCTACCACTTTGAATGGATCATGGATTTAATCTAATTCAACGGGTGTTTATTCAGAATGCATCCTATGCCAACCTGAGTTAGGATATGCTAGAAAACCAACTAAAGATTAAATTGCCTTTTTCCCACAGGCTTAAAATTCATTTCGGTTAAACTATTTCCTTTGCAGGCTTCTTTGCAAAATGAACAGGAAACTTCTGAAGAATTGCGAAAGAACTATGCTTTGGCACAGGAATCTATTGAGGAGAGGCGTGCAAAATTAGAGGAGgcagaaaagaaaaatcaacaattaCAGGAATCATTGAAAGGGTAAGCAAAATTCAGCAATCGTGCTTACATTAGAAGAGCtatatttcatctttatttGCTATTATAATCATTACTCCATAGTGTTGAAAGCTAGAAATAGTCTATTAAACTGTCTATATGGAAAAACAGTGAAGTATCTTGGAATAGTATTAGTCAGGATACTGAGGGGAGTGGAATGAGGCAGTCATTATTGGATCATAGACATTTGAAGATCAGctttatttggaaaaaaaaaaccatgagCTGGACTTTTTATATGTTCGCTTCCCACTAAAAACAAGGTAATTTGCCAGATTGATATTGTGGAATAATCTACACATTTTCCACTAAACCTGTCTGTCATATCAGTTAAAACACTTGTTAACAACTCATACTTATGTCATCATCAAATATGCCATTCATATGAACAAACAATCGTCTAGTATAGTTGTTAAGTTCAGATCCACCTAATGAGATGACATGCTTACTTGATCAACAAGTAGTAATTAAGAATTGGCCATGACTTTCAGAATTTCCTACACCCATTAAGAGGTTAGGCATGGCCCACAGTATTCTTCGAGGGTAGTGCAATCTAAATTGCTTTTGCTAGGAAGCAATAGGAGGGTGATGGCTACCGGTTGTAACCACCATTTATAGTATCATACTGCAAATATGACAAATGTTAAAAGCTGAATTAACTTTTCTCTCTCAGGGTGGAAGAGAAGCTGAATAATGTGGAGTCAGAGAATAAAGTTCTTCGTCAACAGGCGGTATCAATGGCACCAAATAAATTTCTCTCCGGACGCTCTAGATCAATCATGCAGGTAGTTGCACGACTCCCTTGTGGTTTGTTGGAGACCTTTTGATGATGCAGTCATATTAAAGCTAATGGCATTTGCAAATCACAGAGGACTGATAGTAGCCATGGATTTGGGGATGTTAAGCTACATGTGGTAATCAATGTTCCTTCATTTAATGCTTTTCCTTGACAATGCTACTTCTCTACTTTTAAGTTTCATGCACTCTAAATTCTATTAGGAGGTGCACAGCCCCCGTAGCCCAACATTGTCAACTCCCCGTAGCCCGACATTGTCAACTCCCCGTAGCCCGACATTTTCAGAAGCTGATGACAAACCTCAGAAATCACTTAATGAGAAGCAGCAGGAAAATCAGGAGCTGCTCATTCGCTGTATATCTCAGCACTTGGGCTTTTCTGGAAACAGGCCGATAGCAGCTTGTATCATCTACAAGTGTCTTCTACAATGGAGATCATTTGAAGTTGAGCGGACAAGTGTGTTTGACCGTATCATCCAGACCATAGGTCATGGTATTGAGGTTTGACTATACCGTCTTGCGTATACTAACCATAGGACTGATATTGTTTGGTTCGTCCATTTCCCACTTAATTTCTGCATACCATCCATCATCCAAGTGTTTTGAACGATTAGGGAATTACTAGTGGAATCTGGATATCTCTATCTgtacttatttcattttgatagttttctcttgtttttcttaattgagaaaattatgTGGAGTTACtcaaaaaaaaggaatgaaTTGAGATGTGAGACATGTTTGGGAGTTCTGggttattcaaattttcatctaAAGAGAACTAATAAAGTCGTTCATGCAGAAGAATTATGTAATTGAATTGTGTTGATATGATTGAGATCCTGAGGACTTGTGGTTTCATTCTTGAAAGTGATATTTGCTTGGGAAACTTCTGAAGATATCTATGCTATTCATTATTGGTTATTGTTACTTCGATTATAACCCTTCACTCTATCACAATTCTCACAATACTGCTTTCTTCAATTTCAGAGAATCCAAGACAACAATGATATGCTTTCTTATTGGTTATCAAATGCTTCGACCCTACTATTTCTCCTCCAACGTACACTGAAAGCAAGTGGTGCAGCTGGAATGGCTCCTGTACGCCGTCGGTCTTCCTCAGCCACTTTGTTTGGCAGGATGTCAATGTCACAAGTAAAAGAtgcttttctctttctttttttattgaaagagTGAACAACTTTGTGGCTTTTCCCtctgaataattttttattgtttccttATGTTCCATTTCTTACTGCTCTTCTTTCAGAGCTTCCGAGGAACTCCAGCAGGAGTAAATCTTCCTGGCCTGCCTGGTGGAGTAGAGTCCTTACGCCAGGTAGAAGCCAAATACCCTGCTTTGCTGTTCAAGCAGCAACTTACAgcatttgttgaaaaaatcTATGGAATGATAAGAGATAATCTAAAGAAGGAGATATCTCCGTTGCTTGGTTTGTGTATTCAGGTATTGAAATTGATCATGTACCTACTCCGAAGATGTGGCTTTCTATAGAAGAAGCCAATGCAGTATATATCTAACCAAATTTTGAACTTTGTACATATCCATTAATAGGCACCAAGAACTTCTAGAGCAAGCTTAGTTAAGGGGTCGTCACGTTCAGTCACAAACACAGCAGCCCAGCAAGCTTTGATTGCTCACTGGCAGGGAATAGTGAACAACCTGGGGAACTTTTTAAGCACTTTAAAAGCGAATCATGTcagtaaaaaaatttcttctataaataatCTTCCCTGTTGAATCTGGATGATtcttggattttatttttaaggtcAAACTGAGATGATTTTGCAGGTGccaatcttcaaaattttgtttgatggaatattattttcatctaATAGTTTCctgtttgttgttattatgtttatttcttctaaaagTTACCAGTACTATTTATTCTCACTTGTCAAAATTTCCGCACCTATCAGGTACCACCTATGTTAGTCCGCAAGGTGTTCACAcagatattttcttttatcaatGTTCAACTATTCAACAGGTTTAATAcatgtttgtttttctttctcaagCTCTTGAGTGTGCACATGAAATTTAATCCTCCATTAAACTGTTCATGAATGCAGTCTTCTATTGAGACGAGAATGCTGCTCATTTAGTAATGGGGAATATGTTAAAGCAGGACTGGCTGAATTAGATCAGTGGTGTGGCACGGCAACTGAAAAGGTTCTTCCAAGTATcttctagttttttttagtcTAGTGAATCCTAAGAGATTAATATCTTTATAAATATCGCAGTATGCAGGTTTAGCTTGGGATGAGCTTAAGCATATTAGACAGGCTATTGGATTTCTGGTAATGGATTAGTGTTGTTCCAGATCTGATAAACAATAATAGCTATCCCGCTGACAccgtataaaattaattataaactcCAGGTTGTACACCAAAAACCGAAGAAATCATTGGATGAGATaagtcatgaactttgcccGGTG harbors:
- the LOC125222254 gene encoding myosin-9-like — translated: MMQQYKGAPLGELSPHVFAIADVAYRAMINEKKCNSILVSGESGAGKTETTKMLMRYLAYLGGRAATEGRTVEQQVLESNPVLEAFGNAKTVRNNNSSRFGKFVEIQFDKHGRISGAAIRTYLLERSRVCQVSDPERNYHIFYLLCAAPKEEIDKYKLDHPKSFHYLNQSKCYELVGVSDANEYLETRRAMDIVGLSKSEQEAIFRVVAAILHLGNIEFGKGKEVDSSTPKDDKAKFHLKTTAELLKCDPVALQDALCKRVMITPEEVIKRSLDPLSATFSRDGLAKTIYSRLFDWLVDKINNSIGQDKDSKCLIGVLDIYGFESFKHNSFEQFCINFTNEKLQQHFNQHVFKMEQEEYTKEEINWSYIEFVDNQDVLDLIEKKPGGIIALLDEACMFPKSTHETFCNKLYQTFKVHKRFIKPKLSRTDFTIGHYAGEVQYQSDHFLDKNKDYVVPEYQDLLGSSKCSFVAGLFPPIAEESSKSSKFSSIGSRFKLQLQQLMETLNATEPHYIRCVKPNNLLKPAIFENQNILQQLRCGGVLEAIRISCAGYPTRRPFFEFLNRFGLLATEALQGSYNEKSACQKILEKKGIKGFQLGKTKIFLRAGQMAELDARRTEVLSSAAKIIQQRRRAHIARKRFIAMREASIQLQSFCRGRLACKHFVSIKAEAAALKVQRNTRKFIARKAYNTLQRSVLVIQTGLRSMDARNKFRFMRRTKAATIIQTRCRSHRASSYYKDLKRGAIVTQCRWRGRVAKRELRMLKQAARDTGALKEAKDKLEKQLEELTWRLQLEKRLRADLEEAKNQEMAKLRSSMEEMQKKVDEMSALVVKEREAAKKAIEEAPPVIKETPVYVEDTAKIESLNGEVENLKASLQNEQETSEELRKNYALAQESIEERRAKLEEAEKKNQQLQESLKGVEEKLNNVESENKVLRQQAVSMAPNKFLSGRSRSIMQRTDSSHGFGDVKLHVEVHSPRSPTLSTPRSPTLSTPRSPTFSEADDKPQKSLNEKQQENQELLIRCISQHLGFSGNRPIAACIIYKCLLQWRSFEVERTSVFDRIIQTIGHGIERIQDNNDMLSYWLSNASTLLFLLQRTLKASGAAGMAPVRRRSSSATLFGRMSMSQSFRGTPAGVNLPGLPGGVESLRQVEAKYPALLFKQQLTAFVEKIYGMIRDNLKKEISPLLGLCIQAPRTSRASLVKGSSRSVTNTAAQQALIAHWQGIVNNLGNFLSTLKANHVPPMLVRKVFTQIFSFINVQLFNSLLLRRECCSFSNGEYVKAGLAELDQWCGTATEKYAGLAWDELKHIRQAIGFLVVHQKPKKSLDEISHELCPVLSIQQLYRISTMYWDDKYGTHSVSSEVISNMRVLMTEDSNNAVSSSFLLDDDSSIPFSVDEISKSMEQIDIADIDPPPLMGENSGFSFLLPRIRE